A single genomic interval of Cervus elaphus chromosome 19, mCerEla1.1, whole genome shotgun sequence harbors:
- the OTOL1 gene encoding otolin-1, with amino-acid sequence MWMFSWFCAVFIILVIASMDAVAKTTPYTKFTKKSEGKEMPKGPKPSSGLPPEEGAPFREAAERAEPTPDPLVLDSAFDAATLFPSENLTLDTADFFLNCCDCCSSGPGQKGEPGQTGKPGFKGEAGDIGIPGSPGIVGPQGPKGQKGEKGLKGERGDRGMSGVPGYPGKPGEPGGIGPKGDTGNIGPTGVEGQKGSKGDPCANGTKGDKGDRGPIGAPGLNGEPGAKGEKGEVGDKGYGGDSGERGGKGEKGEEGIKGEKGSKGDSGTEGKSGSDGLPGVPGDPGVKGEKGELGPPGLVGPAGPKGELGSKGVRGSIGKKGSRGLKGSKGEGARVPRSAFSAALSKPFPPPNAPIKFDKVLYNDQGNYSPVTGKFNCSVPGAYVFSYHITVRGRPARISLVAWNRKQFKSRETLYGHEIDQTSLLIILKLRAGDQVWLEVSKDWNGVYVSAEDDSIFTGFLLYPDENPGISP; translated from the exons ATGTGGATGTTTTCTTGGTTTTGTGCCGTTTTCATTATTTTGGTTATTGCTAGTATGGACGCAGTAGCCAAGACCACACCATATACCAAATTCACGAAGAAATCTGAGGGAAAAGAGATGCCAAAGGGCCCAAAGCCATCCAGTGGCCTACCTCCAGAAGAAGGAGCCCCCTTCAGAGAAGCGGCTGAAAGGGCAGAGCCAACCCCTGACCCCTTAGTCCTCGATTCCGCCTTTGATGCTGCCACTCTCTTCCCCTCCGAAAACCTCACTCTTGACACTGCTGATTTCTTCTTGAATTGCTGTGATTGTTGTTCATCTGGACCAGGGCAAAAGGGAGAACCGGGACAGACTGGAAAGCCAG GTTTTAAGGGAGAGGCTGGTGATATAGGGATCCCAGGGTCACCAGGAATTGTTGGACCCCAAGGTCCAAAAGgccagaaaggagagaaag GACTCAAGGGAGAACGTGGGGACCGAGGAATGAGCGGAGTTCCAGGATACCCAGGAAAGCCTGGAGAACCAG GTGGAATTGGTCCTAAGGGGGACACAGGAAACATTGGCCCAACAGGAGTGGAAGGACAAAAAGGCTCGAAGGGGGACCCGTGTGCCAATGGGACCAAAGGAGATAAAGGAGACAGAGGGCCTATAGGAGCACCTGGCTTGAATGGAGAGCCTGGCGCCAAGGGAGAGAAGGGCGAAGTGGGGGACAAGGGCTATGGTGGAGATtccggggagaggggaggaaagggagaaaaaggcGAGGAGGGCATTAAAGGAGAGAAAGGCAGCAAAGGAGATAGTGGAACGGAAGGGAAAAGTGGCTCAGACGGCCTGCCTGGGGTGCCCGGTGATCCaggagtcaaaggagaaaagggagagttgGGTCCTCCTGGTCTCGTGGGACCTGCAGGACCCAAGGGCGAGCTGGGGAGCAAAGGGGTCAGGGGGTCGATTGGGAAGAAGGGTTCTCGGGGCCTCAAGGGCTCCAAGGGGGAGGGGGCCAGAGTCCCACGGTCGGCTTTCAGTGCCGCTTTATCcaagcccttccctcctcccaacGCCCCTATCAAGTTTGACAAGGTTCTCTATAATGACCAAGGGAATTATAGCCCTGTCACTGGGAAATTTAACTGTAGTGTTCCTGGGGCCTATGTTTTCTCCTACCACATCACCGTGAGGGGCCGACCTGCTCGGATCAGCCTGGTGGCCTGGAATAGGAAGCAGTTCAAGTCCAGAGAGACGCTCTATGGCCATGAAATAGACCAGACCTCTCTCCTCATCATCCTGAAATTAAGAGCAGGGGACCAAGTCTGGCTGGAAGTTTCAAAGGATTGGAATGGGGTGTATGTCAGTGCTGAGGATGACAGCATTTTTACCGGGTTCCTTTTGTACCCAGATGAAAACCCTGGCATTTCACCATAA